The following are encoded in a window of Clostridia bacterium genomic DNA:
- a CDS encoding serine dehydratase — MIRLAEEKAYKLGALTISETVELAEQLGLSFSEVVIAEAMYEEDLSREEVLAQVEGAFQHNLSAIEIGLTSGKSFLMGETARELAENDFAKKIVGDDFLNKALVYTVAAQIGNHSVGLEPCAGTGDSCPYTGLFRAMLECYPKEKALQAAAAMLKVGTIFREGKVSTGCNMEGFGAGAAATAAAFVELKDGSAAAVERAITLAVSPTIANPCTPRVMVAGLCATHICGALLMGNLAAGLAVHTGIPVLVPADVMIAMAAEIHTVSAKHVVPVVNRYMRAFFKTNAAVEAYISPEIKSKEKALAEETVQGAREKMRELAGKANPIVKPFGPAVVGGSSQAVGSPTNAARVAHYLARGTVTKVVVELYPELFARRGINLPGILMGACFGAHTGDGQMYHQVMDKVKAAGIEVEVKEVDEPQLQRITVMATERSSMVESLNRGGGRIAIRDAMPSKDEALKAAQELGIVVTD; from the coding sequence GTGATCCGGTTGGCTGAAGAAAAAGCTTATAAACTGGGCGCACTGACCATCAGTGAAACCGTGGAACTGGCGGAACAGCTGGGGCTGTCTTTCAGTGAGGTGGTGATCGCGGAAGCGATGTACGAAGAAGATTTGTCCCGGGAAGAAGTGCTGGCTCAAGTGGAAGGGGCTTTCCAGCATAACCTGTCCGCCATTGAGATCGGGCTCACCTCCGGCAAGAGTTTCCTCATGGGGGAAACCGCCAGGGAGCTGGCCGAGAACGATTTTGCCAAGAAAATTGTGGGAGACGACTTTCTGAATAAAGCCTTAGTTTACACTGTGGCGGCCCAAATCGGCAACCATTCCGTTGGACTGGAGCCCTGTGCCGGGACGGGGGATTCCTGCCCTTATACCGGCCTGTTCAGAGCCATGCTGGAGTGCTACCCGAAGGAAAAAGCCCTCCAGGCGGCGGCCGCCATGCTGAAAGTAGGTACCATTTTCCGGGAAGGTAAAGTTTCCACCGGCTGCAACATGGAAGGCTTTGGGGCCGGAGCGGCGGCTACGGCTGCGGCCTTCGTGGAGCTGAAGGACGGCAGTGCCGCCGCCGTGGAAAGGGCGATTACACTCGCCGTGTCACCCACCATCGCTAACCCCTGCACGCCGCGGGTGATGGTGGCGGGATTGTGTGCCACCCATATCTGCGGTGCCCTTTTGATGGGCAATTTGGCCGCCGGGTTAGCGGTGCATACCGGTATTCCCGTCCTGGTGCCGGCGGATGTCATGATCGCCATGGCTGCGGAAATCCATACCGTGTCTGCCAAGCACGTGGTTCCCGTGGTCAACCGGTACATGCGAGCCTTTTTCAAAACCAACGCCGCCGTGGAAGCCTATATCAGCCCGGAGATCAAGAGCAAGGAGAAAGCCTTGGCGGAAGAAACGGTGCAAGGGGCCCGGGAGAAAATGCGGGAGCTGGCCGGCAAGGCCAATCCCATCGTCAAACCCTTCGGCCCAGCGGTGGTGGGGGGCAGCAGCCAGGCGGTGGGTTCGCCGACGAACGCTGCCCGGGTAGCTCACTACCTGGCCAGGGGCACCGTGACCAAAGTGGTGGTCGAGTTGTACCCGGAGCTTTTCGCCCGCCGGGGCATCAACCTGCCCGGTATTTTGATGGGAGCCTGTTTCGGGGCCCACACTGGCGACGGGCAGATGTATCATCAGGTCATGGATAAAGTGAAAGCGGCGGGTATCGAGGTTGAGGTCAAGGAAGTGGATGAGCCGCAGCTGCAGAGGATTACGGTCATGGCCACAGAGCGGAGTTCCATGGTGGAGAGCCTGAACCGGGGCGGCGGGCGCATTGCCATCCGGGATGCCATGCCCTCCAAAGATGAAGCTTTAAAAGCGGCGCAAGAGCTTGGCATCGTGGTGACGGATTGA
- a CDS encoding 3-methylitaconate isomerase: protein MEQIMIRCTIMRGGTSKGIFLHENDLPKDQEKRDKLILSIFGSPDVRQIDGLGGADPLTSKLAIVGPSSRPDADVDYTFGQISIDKALVDYSGNCGNISSGVGPFAIDEGLVRAVEPVTKVRIYNTNTGKILVAEVPVKDGKAQVMGDYAIAGVPGTGAKIMMDFAGTVGAATGKMLPTGNVKDVMYVEGVGEIEISVVDVANPMVFVRASDLGLKGTETPAEIDGDAKMRQILETIRAKTAVLIGMAATEEEATLKSPAFPMLAFVSPPQSYKSFTTGKEIAAGDVDLVSRLMFMQVMHKTYAGTGTTCTGAAAKIPGTIVHEACASQDARVRIGHPAGVLEIEVETETRDGQVVLKRAAFGRTARRIMDGYVYVPLNKI from the coding sequence ATGGAGCAGATCATGATACGCTGCACGATTATGCGCGGGGGTACCAGCAAGGGCATTTTCCTGCACGAAAATGACCTGCCGAAAGACCAAGAGAAAAGAGACAAGCTGATCCTGAGTATTTTCGGCAGTCCCGACGTCCGGCAAATCGACGGTTTGGGAGGGGCCGATCCCCTCACCAGCAAGCTGGCCATCGTGGGCCCCTCCAGCCGCCCCGATGCAGATGTAGACTACACTTTCGGACAAATCAGCATCGATAAAGCGCTGGTGGACTACTCCGGCAACTGCGGCAACATTTCTTCCGGAGTCGGACCCTTTGCCATCGATGAAGGACTGGTAAGAGCGGTGGAGCCGGTGACCAAAGTCCGCATTTATAACACCAACACGGGCAAAATCCTGGTGGCGGAGGTGCCGGTGAAAGACGGTAAGGCCCAAGTGATGGGGGACTACGCCATTGCCGGGGTGCCCGGGACCGGGGCCAAGATCATGATGGATTTCGCCGGTACGGTGGGAGCCGCCACCGGGAAGATGCTGCCGACAGGTAATGTAAAAGATGTGATGTACGTGGAAGGAGTAGGGGAAATCGAAATCTCGGTGGTGGATGTGGCCAATCCCATGGTCTTCGTGCGGGCCTCGGATTTGGGCTTGAAAGGTACGGAAACACCGGCGGAAATCGACGGGGATGCGAAGATGAGACAGATTCTCGAAACCATCCGGGCGAAAACGGCGGTGCTGATCGGCATGGCCGCCACGGAAGAAGAAGCCACCTTGAAATCTCCGGCTTTCCCGATGCTGGCCTTTGTCTCCCCGCCCCAGTCCTACAAGTCATTTACCACCGGTAAGGAAATTGCCGCGGGGGACGTGGACCTGGTGTCCCGGTTAATGTTCATGCAGGTGATGCACAAAACCTATGCCGGTACCGGCACTACCTGCACCGGTGCGGCAGCCAAAATTCCGGGCACCATTGTGCATGAAGCCTGTGCCTCCCAGGACGCCCGGGTGCGGATCGGCCACCCGGCCGGGGTTTTGGAAATTGAAGTAGAGACGGAAACCCGGGATGGGCAAGTGGTCTTGAAGAGGGCCGCTTTTGGGCGGACGGCCAGGCGGATTATGGACGGTTACGTGTACGTGCCGCTGAATAAAATTTAG
- a CDS encoding NAD(P)-dependent oxidoreductase has translation MKIGFIGVGAMGKPMATNLLNAGYELAVYDINQEAVSELVALGAAAAASPAEAARGKDVVITMLPNAKIVAATMEGPGGVFAGAEPGTIIIDMSSVAPGDTRAMAAKAEKLGLAYLDAPVSGGVAGAAKGTLTIMVGGPEETVARVRAIFEVLGQKIYHVGPVGSGDAVKIVNNLLLGINMAAVAEALVLGVKCGLKPEVLYDIISVSSGSSYALQAKVPNFVLKGNFEPGFAVDLQYKDLELAVQTGKELQVPLYLTNGAQQVYETARAAGLGRKDISAVIQLWEKLVGVEVRSGQVDQGE, from the coding sequence ATGAAAATCGGTTTTATCGGGGTTGGAGCCATGGGCAAACCCATGGCCACCAACCTTTTGAACGCAGGTTACGAACTGGCGGTTTATGATATCAATCAAGAAGCCGTATCCGAGCTGGTGGCCCTTGGGGCTGCTGCGGCAGCATCACCTGCCGAGGCGGCAAGGGGTAAAGACGTGGTGATTACCATGCTGCCCAATGCCAAGATTGTAGCGGCTACCATGGAAGGTCCCGGAGGTGTTTTTGCCGGAGCAGAACCGGGCACGATCATTATCGATATGAGCAGTGTGGCGCCGGGGGATACCAGGGCCATGGCCGCTAAAGCGGAGAAGCTGGGTTTGGCTTACTTGGACGCCCCGGTCAGCGGCGGGGTGGCGGGGGCCGCAAAAGGCACTCTGACCATCATGGTTGGGGGGCCGGAGGAAACGGTGGCCCGAGTGAGAGCCATCTTTGAAGTGCTGGGACAGAAAATCTACCATGTGGGGCCCGTAGGAAGCGGCGACGCCGTCAAAATCGTGAACAACCTGTTGTTGGGCATCAACATGGCCGCGGTGGCCGAGGCCCTGGTGCTGGGGGTGAAATGCGGCCTGAAACCGGAGGTCCTGTATGACATCATTTCCGTGAGCTCCGGCAGCAGCTATGCGCTGCAAGCCAAGGTACCCAACTTCGTGCTTAAGGGTAATTTTGAGCCCGGTTTTGCCGTTGACCTGCAGTATAAGGACCTGGAGCTGGCCGTGCAGACGGGCAAGGAACTGCAGGTACCCCTGTACCTGACCAACGGCGCGCAGCAGGTTTATGAAACCGCCAGGGCAGCCGGCCTGGGCCGGAAAGACATCTCGGCGGTGATACAGTTGTGGGAAAAACTAGTGGGAGTGGAGGTAAGGAGTGGACAAGTTGACCAGGGAGAGTAA
- a CDS encoding 3-isopropylmalate dehydratase → MSFAWKIKGKIWVFDHDIDTDQILPGYAMAAPRHKLREYALAGSAQPDFAARVQPGDIIVAGRNFGCGSSREQAPVALKEAGVSLVIAASFARIFRRNAVNIGLPVLVADLLPYVTQGDVIEADLKKGQILLPHTGMVVQAQPLSQNVMETLAAGGLINRIRKQLGIASEEVLP, encoded by the coding sequence ATGAGTTTTGCTTGGAAAATCAAAGGGAAAATATGGGTCTTTGACCATGACATCGATACCGACCAGATTTTACCCGGTTATGCCATGGCGGCGCCCCGGCACAAGCTGCGGGAGTACGCCCTGGCCGGCAGCGCCCAGCCTGATTTTGCGGCCCGGGTGCAGCCGGGGGACATCATTGTCGCCGGGAGGAATTTCGGCTGCGGTTCCAGCCGGGAGCAGGCGCCGGTGGCTTTAAAAGAAGCAGGCGTATCCTTGGTCATCGCTGCTTCCTTTGCCAGGATTTTCCGGCGGAATGCGGTCAATATCGGGCTGCCGGTGCTGGTGGCGGATCTCCTGCCCTATGTTACACAAGGTGACGTCATCGAGGCGGACCTGAAAAAAGGACAAATCCTTCTTCCTCATACCGGCATGGTGGTACAGGCCCAGCCGTTGTCACAAAACGTGATGGAAACTCTGGCCGCAGGCGGCTTGATTAATAGGATCAGGAAACAGCTGGGCATAGCGTCTGAGGAGGTGTTACCGTAA
- a CDS encoding 3-isopropylmalate dehydratase/homoaconitate hydratase family large subunit: MNIIEKYLAAAAGLREVAPGEDITVNVELVVAHDVTGPMAIEEFKKIGVDRVFDPQKVVFVFDHIIPAATVEAKTLHNSVKRFQQDFGVILYDRAQGVIHQVVAEKHRVAPGRIVVGADSHTCTAGAYGAVAIAVGATELAAAMATGKLDLEVPETYEIRLTGELPPGVYAKDVILHLIGRFGTDGFTDKAVVYTGAAVRNMSLDDKMTISNMGIEMGAMISLFAAEDDIGTVKETYVIDLSTLSPSVACPHSPGNVKPVAEVAGTKITQVVIGSCTNGRLSDMRVAAAVLQDRQVHPGVTMLVVPASEQVLSEMEKEGLTALFRRAGVIVTNPGCGPCFGAHMGLAAEDDVVVSTTNRNFPGRMGHKKAQVYLASPRTAAESAVAGHIVVPGTIEPVGGNGQ, encoded by the coding sequence ATGAATATCATTGAAAAATACTTGGCGGCAGCCGCCGGTTTGAGGGAAGTGGCTCCCGGTGAGGACATTACGGTCAATGTGGAACTGGTGGTGGCCCATGACGTGACCGGTCCCATGGCCATTGAAGAATTTAAGAAAATAGGCGTGGACCGGGTCTTCGACCCGCAGAAAGTGGTTTTTGTCTTTGACCATATCATCCCTGCGGCCACGGTGGAAGCAAAAACCCTACACAACAGCGTGAAAAGATTCCAGCAGGATTTTGGCGTCATCCTCTATGACCGGGCCCAGGGAGTTATCCACCAAGTGGTGGCGGAAAAACACCGGGTGGCGCCGGGCCGTATCGTGGTGGGGGCCGACTCCCATACCTGCACCGCCGGCGCTTACGGGGCGGTGGCCATTGCCGTCGGGGCGACGGAATTGGCGGCGGCGATGGCTACAGGAAAGCTGGATCTGGAAGTGCCGGAGACCTATGAGATCCGCTTGACAGGAGAACTGCCGCCCGGTGTCTATGCCAAAGACGTGATCTTGCACCTGATCGGCCGTTTCGGTACCGACGGTTTCACTGATAAAGCCGTGGTTTACACCGGGGCCGCGGTGAGAAACATGTCCCTGGATGATAAGATGACCATTTCCAACATGGGCATCGAGATGGGGGCCATGATCAGCTTGTTTGCGGCAGAGGATGACATTGGCACCGTGAAAGAGACCTATGTCATCGATCTGTCAACTTTATCGCCCAGCGTGGCCTGTCCCCATTCCCCCGGCAATGTGAAGCCGGTGGCGGAAGTGGCTGGGACGAAAATCACCCAAGTGGTCATCGGCAGCTGCACCAACGGGCGCTTGAGTGACATGCGGGTGGCGGCGGCAGTATTGCAAGACCGGCAGGTGCATCCCGGTGTGACCATGCTGGTGGTACCTGCCTCGGAGCAAGTGCTGTCCGAGATGGAAAAGGAAGGTTTAACGGCATTATTCCGCCGGGCCGGTGTCATTGTTACCAACCCGGGCTGCGGTCCTTGTTTCGGGGCTCATATGGGGCTGGCGGCGGAAGATGATGTGGTCGTTTCCACCACCAACCGCAATTTCCCCGGCCGGATGGGGCATAAGAAGGCCCAAGTCTACCTGGCCTCTCCCAGGACGGCGGCGGAAAGTGCGGTAGCCGGGCATATTGTGGTCCCGGGGACGATTGAGCCGGTAGGGGGTAATGGGCAATGA
- a CDS encoding 2-methyleneglutarate mutase yields the protein MQEKTMQIIIEDYDRVQAYARVFGVEMPVVSKDGSVKGLPAPYPRVVHGVERGGHRIAQLGRKARETGIPVMNPILGRNTAEETYRESQAMYEMAEKLGITMFHFVHAEATRHIDPLDGEELIIQSRGKGGITPRGEREFVALGGGAVHPIRINATGDTPHLSILNAFLAGFDGTDIGPVIHVHFGGRGIHDYKTKVLNGFKALQICGENNIFVQIDSHKHLNNIEGTDGMALAMCLLAEGLAVLAGLPRELASLQMNVGGINLLADLAVMQAFRQCMWSEHLIVVPETFQDPPPDLIAEQAHFARMAISAKLGGADFYRPKAAESVGIPTGNSMAKAIMATQDVFERVAGIEINDPKIQQRKEEIIAEAMAVLGAALHRQEELTPADITPDFWMKYEPEELVELIVAAGKGGVLDAPRAGGWDLKRGVKTHRDQDGIRRYIPGYGPAKVDPAKLAFTKAQVPVPEGPKVTKEAKIVLATVGADAHVVGINMIKEAFEKAGFEVVFLRGMNIPETVAEVAAEAKARIVGVSNLLGLGLELFPRVRQRLKALGLEEQTLVIAGGRIAEKEEEHAMFEEKIKTEGAGFLGVDAFFGPGTDPDDVVKWVEKKLEELN from the coding sequence ATGCAGGAAAAAACAATGCAAATCATTATAGAGGATTACGACCGGGTGCAGGCCTACGCCAGGGTGTTCGGCGTGGAGATGCCGGTGGTAAGTAAAGACGGTTCCGTCAAAGGCTTGCCGGCCCCCTATCCGAGAGTTGTGCACGGGGTGGAAAGAGGGGGTCACCGGATCGCCCAGCTGGGACGGAAAGCCAGGGAGACCGGGATCCCGGTGATGAACCCGATTTTGGGGCGGAATACCGCTGAGGAAACCTACCGGGAATCCCAAGCCATGTACGAGATGGCGGAGAAACTGGGGATTACCATGTTTCACTTCGTGCACGCGGAAGCCACCCGCCATATTGACCCCCTGGATGGGGAGGAGCTGATTATCCAATCCCGGGGCAAGGGAGGCATTACGCCCAGGGGCGAAAGGGAGTTTGTGGCTTTAGGCGGCGGAGCGGTGCATCCTATCCGGATCAACGCCACCGGGGATACGCCGCACCTGTCCATTCTCAATGCTTTCTTGGCCGGTTTTGACGGGACGGATATCGGACCGGTGATTCACGTGCATTTCGGCGGGCGGGGCATCCACGATTACAAGACCAAAGTCCTGAACGGCTTTAAAGCTTTACAAATTTGCGGCGAGAATAACATTTTTGTTCAGATAGATTCCCATAAACACTTGAACAATATCGAAGGCACCGACGGCATGGCCCTGGCCATGTGCCTCTTGGCCGAAGGTTTGGCGGTACTGGCGGGCCTGCCCAGGGAACTGGCCAGCCTCCAGATGAACGTGGGCGGCATCAACTTGTTGGCCGACCTGGCCGTCATGCAGGCCTTTAGACAATGCATGTGGAGCGAGCATCTCATTGTGGTGCCGGAGACCTTCCAGGATCCGCCGCCGGATTTGATCGCAGAGCAGGCCCACTTTGCCCGCATGGCCATCAGCGCTAAACTGGGCGGGGCTGATTTCTACCGTCCAAAAGCAGCCGAGTCTGTTGGGATACCGACGGGCAATTCCATGGCGAAAGCCATCATGGCCACTCAAGACGTTTTTGAGAGGGTGGCAGGGATAGAAATCAACGATCCAAAGATCCAGCAGCGGAAAGAAGAAATCATCGCCGAAGCCATGGCGGTACTGGGGGCAGCCCTGCACCGGCAGGAGGAACTCACCCCGGCTGACATCACGCCGGATTTCTGGATGAAGTACGAGCCGGAAGAGTTGGTTGAATTGATCGTAGCCGCCGGTAAAGGGGGCGTGTTGGACGCGCCAAGGGCAGGCGGCTGGGACCTGAAGAGAGGTGTGAAAACCCACCGGGATCAGGACGGTATCAGGAGATATATTCCCGGCTACGGTCCCGCCAAGGTGGACCCGGCGAAACTAGCCTTTACCAAGGCTCAGGTTCCGGTGCCGGAGGGACCGAAGGTCACCAAAGAGGCCAAGATCGTGCTGGCCACGGTGGGGGCCGACGCTCATGTGGTGGGCATCAACATGATCAAGGAAGCCTTTGAAAAAGCAGGTTTTGAAGTGGTCTTCTTAAGGGGCATGAATATCCCGGAAACCGTGGCGGAAGTGGCCGCCGAAGCCAAAGCCAGGATTGTGGGCGTCAGCAACCTCTTGGGCCTGGGCTTGGAGCTGTTCCCGCGGGTGAGGCAGCGGCTCAAAGCCCTGGGGCTGGAAGAACAAACCCTGGTGATCGCCGGCGGGCGGATTGCGGAGAAAGAAGAAGAGCACGCCATGTTTGAAGAGAAAATCAAGACCGAAGGTGCCGGTTTCTTAGGTGTCGATGCCTTTTTCGGGCCGGGTACCGATCCTGACGATGTGGTGAAATGGGTAGAGAAGAAACTGGAGGAGCTGAACTAA